A stretch of the Lactuca sativa cultivar Salinas chromosome 9, Lsat_Salinas_v11, whole genome shotgun sequence genome encodes the following:
- the LOC111879398 gene encoding uncharacterized protein LOC111879398 isoform X2 has product MTSANMDSDLHSPVDSGGAKAAFHKPSNDSSNRKYRRRSPVSGSSSSDVEPTRDRSSTPTHSLQRKDDNRDYKRSRYSSSNSNRHSDRRSYNDRRHDDHKRRDKYADEDQKSFHKGCYSDKYSRDRSDGSGHRGRDRDKRDEKRDYPRTSKGGKSESLPTFEESRGHRSGHHNHHKDTSWRDSKELDDTKYGGRFEKGKSYNQEGRELKDRHFKEPKELVDDKTVLAARKSKFSMDKDPEFSKDGSKHVGVANEVQSSSSKQGQEFVGKATVEQEFVKDSDIDAAKIAAMKAAELVNRNLIGTGIMSTDQKKKLLWGSKKSTATEESGHKWDTSMFSDRERQEKFKKLMSLRLYWYIWPIVGCKSGPQSGCSGCHSCREAERASDGLGETVHCWPSSQRWPYCWLRPLIFFYLLYMFLLPPPPHHASFKLCVPFQTMILIGSNHNSYLMLLLSGKKVKNVTSTFEIMILLWT; this is encoded by the exons ATGACATCAGCCAATATGGATTCGGACTTGCATTCTCCTGTGGATAGTGGTGGAGCTAAAGCAGCATTTCATAAGCCTTCAAATGATTCTTCAAACAGAAAGTATCGCCGTAGGTCTCCAGTGAGTGGCTCTTCTTCTTCAGATG TGGAGCCCACCCGTGACCGTAGTTCTACCCCCACCCATTCCTTGCAAAGGAAGGATGACAATAGGGATTACAAAAGAAGCCGTTACAGCAGTTCAAATTCAAACAGACATTCTGATCGAAGATCTTATAATGATCGTAGGCATGATGATCATAAAAGAAGGGACAAGTATGCAGATGAAGATCAGAAAAGCTTTCATAAGGGTTGCTATAGTGATAAATACTCCCGAGATAGATCAGATGGTTCAGGACATAGAGGTAGGGATAGGGACAAAAGGGATGAAAAAAGAGACTACCCAAGAACTTCCAAGGGTGGGAAAAGTGAATCATTACCTACTTTTGAGGAGTCTAGGGGACATCGATCCGGACATCATAATCATCATAAAGACACTTCTTGGAGGGATTCTAAGGAGCTTGATGACACCAAATATGGAGGAAGGTTTGAAAAGGGAAAGTCCTACAATCAGGAGGGTAGGGAACTTAAAGACCGACATTTCAAGGAACCTAAAGAGCTAGTTGATGATAAAACTGTTTTAGCTGCAAGGAAGTCAAAGTTTAGCATGGATAAAGATCCAGAGTTCAGCAAGGATG GTTCAAAGCATGTGGGTGTCGCCAATGAAGTCCAGTCTTCAAGTTCAAAACAGGGTCAAGAGTTTGTTGGTAAAGCGACCGTAGAGCAAGAGTTTGTGAAGGATTCTGATATAGATGCTGCAAAAATAGCTGCAATGAAGGCTGCAGAGTTAG TGAATAGAAACCTGATTGGAACGGGCATCATGTCAACTGACCAAAAGAAGAAGCTGTTATGGGGGAGTAAGAAGAGCACAGCTACCGAAGAG AGTGGCCATAAGTGGGACACATCCATGTTCTCTGATCGGGAACGACAAGAGAAGTTCAAGAAACTCATG AGTCTGAGGTTGTATTGGTACATATGGCCAATTGTAGGGTGTAAAAGTGGACCCCAAAGCGGATGTTCCGGATGCCACTCTTGCAGAGAAGCAGAAAGAGCTTCAGATGGACTTGGAGAAACAGTACACTGCTGGCCTTCGTCGCAGAGATGGCCGTACTGTTGGCTTAGGCCTTTGATCTTCTTCTACTTATTATACATGTTTCTTCTacctcctcctcctcatcatGCTTCTTTTAAACTATGTGTCCCTTTTCAAACTATGATTCTAATCGGTAGTAATCACAACTCTTATCTCATGCTATTGCTTTCTGGTAAAAAGGTAAAAAATGTTACATCTACATTTGAAATTATGATTCTGTTGTGGACATAG
- the LOC111879403 gene encoding PLAT domain-containing protein 3: MATSPVNHVFFTTIFILIAIATVCRSDDPDCVYTVYVRTGSVWKGGTDSKITLTLYDAAGYGIRINDIEAWGGLMGSDYDYFERSNLDIFSGRGPCLTGPPCEMNLTSDGTGDHHGWYCNYVEVTTTGAHTPCAQQEFTVEQWLATDTSPYELTAIRNYCEYSSTRSRVGGGHVILESNSSSVLRMRK; the protein is encoded by the exons ATGGCCACATCTCCAGTCAACCATGTCTTCTTCACTACCATATTCATTCTCATCGCCATAGCCACCGTCTGCCGATCA GATGATCCAGACTGCGTGTACACCGTCTACGTACGAACTGGTTCAGTCTGGAAAGGTGGAACGGACTCCAAAATAACTCTGACACTATATGATGCAGCTGGCTATGGCATAAGGATCAACGACATCGAGGCTTGGGGTGGCTTGATGGGTTCAGACTATGATTATTTCGAGCGGAGCAACCTCGACATATTTAGTGGCCGAGGACCATGTTTGACCGGACCACCGTGTGAGATGAATTTGACGTCGGATGGGACCGGAGATCACCATGGATGGTACTGTAACTATGTAGAGGTCACCACCACTGGAGCTCATACACCGTGTGCACAGCAGGAGTTTACCGTGGAGCAGTGGTTGGCCACCGATACTTCGCCGTATGAACTGACGGCCATCAGAAACTACTGTGAGTATTCTTCCACCCGTAGCAGAGTCGGTGGTGGCCACGTGATACTGGAGTCCAATTCTTCATCTGTTCTTCGGATGCGAAAATAA
- the LOC111879398 gene encoding uncharacterized protein LOC111879398 isoform X1: MTSANMDSDLHSPVDSGGAKAAFHKPSNDSSNRKYRRRSPVSGSSSSDVEPTRDRSSTPTHSLQRKDDNRDYKRSRYSSSNSNRHSDRRSYNDRRHDDHKRRDKYADEDQKSFHKGCYSDKYSRDRSDGSGHRGRDRDKRDEKRDYPRTSKGGKSESLPTFEESRGHRSGHHNHHKDTSWRDSKELDDTKYGGRFEKGKSYNQEGRELKDRHFKEPKELVDDKTVLAARKSKFSMDKDPEFSKDGNSGSKHVGVANEVQSSSSKQGQEFVGKATVEQEFVKDSDIDAAKIAAMKAAELVNRNLIGTGIMSTDQKKKLLWGSKKSTATEESGHKWDTSMFSDRERQEKFKKLMSLRLYWYIWPIVGCKSGPQSGCSGCHSCREAERASDGLGETVHCWPSSQRWPYCWLRPLIFFYLLYMFLLPPPPHHASFKLCVPFQTMILIGSNHNSYLMLLLSGKKVKNVTSTFEIMILLWT, translated from the exons ATGACATCAGCCAATATGGATTCGGACTTGCATTCTCCTGTGGATAGTGGTGGAGCTAAAGCAGCATTTCATAAGCCTTCAAATGATTCTTCAAACAGAAAGTATCGCCGTAGGTCTCCAGTGAGTGGCTCTTCTTCTTCAGATG TGGAGCCCACCCGTGACCGTAGTTCTACCCCCACCCATTCCTTGCAAAGGAAGGATGACAATAGGGATTACAAAAGAAGCCGTTACAGCAGTTCAAATTCAAACAGACATTCTGATCGAAGATCTTATAATGATCGTAGGCATGATGATCATAAAAGAAGGGACAAGTATGCAGATGAAGATCAGAAAAGCTTTCATAAGGGTTGCTATAGTGATAAATACTCCCGAGATAGATCAGATGGTTCAGGACATAGAGGTAGGGATAGGGACAAAAGGGATGAAAAAAGAGACTACCCAAGAACTTCCAAGGGTGGGAAAAGTGAATCATTACCTACTTTTGAGGAGTCTAGGGGACATCGATCCGGACATCATAATCATCATAAAGACACTTCTTGGAGGGATTCTAAGGAGCTTGATGACACCAAATATGGAGGAAGGTTTGAAAAGGGAAAGTCCTACAATCAGGAGGGTAGGGAACTTAAAGACCGACATTTCAAGGAACCTAAAGAGCTAGTTGATGATAAAACTGTTTTAGCTGCAAGGAAGTCAAAGTTTAGCATGGATAAAGATCCAGAGTTCAGCAAGGATGGTAATTCAG GTTCAAAGCATGTGGGTGTCGCCAATGAAGTCCAGTCTTCAAGTTCAAAACAGGGTCAAGAGTTTGTTGGTAAAGCGACCGTAGAGCAAGAGTTTGTGAAGGATTCTGATATAGATGCTGCAAAAATAGCTGCAATGAAGGCTGCAGAGTTAG TGAATAGAAACCTGATTGGAACGGGCATCATGTCAACTGACCAAAAGAAGAAGCTGTTATGGGGGAGTAAGAAGAGCACAGCTACCGAAGAG AGTGGCCATAAGTGGGACACATCCATGTTCTCTGATCGGGAACGACAAGAGAAGTTCAAGAAACTCATG AGTCTGAGGTTGTATTGGTACATATGGCCAATTGTAGGGTGTAAAAGTGGACCCCAAAGCGGATGTTCCGGATGCCACTCTTGCAGAGAAGCAGAAAGAGCTTCAGATGGACTTGGAGAAACAGTACACTGCTGGCCTTCGTCGCAGAGATGGCCGTACTGTTGGCTTAGGCCTTTGATCTTCTTCTACTTATTATACATGTTTCTTCTacctcctcctcctcatcatGCTTCTTTTAAACTATGTGTCCCTTTTCAAACTATGATTCTAATCGGTAGTAATCACAACTCTTATCTCATGCTATTGCTTTCTGGTAAAAAGGTAAAAAATGTTACATCTACATTTGAAATTATGATTCTGTTGTGGACATAG
- the LOC111879398 gene encoding uncharacterized protein LOC111879398 isoform X4 — protein MTSANMDSDLHSPVDSGGAKAAFHKPSNDSSNRKYRRRSPVSGSSSSDVEPTRDRSSTPTHSLQRKDDNRDYKRSRYSSSNSNRHSDRRSYNDRRHDDHKRRDKYADEDQKSFHKGCYSDKYSRDRSDGSGHRGRDRDKRDEKRDYPRTSKGGKSESLPTFEESRGHRSGHHNHHKDTSWRDSKELDDTKYGGRFEKGKSYNQEGRELKDRHFKEPKELVDDKTVLAARKSKFSMDKDPEFSKDGNSGSKHVGVANEVQSSSSKQGQEFVGKATVEQEFVKDSDIDAAKIAAMKAAELVNRNLIGTGIMSTDQKKKLLWGSKKSTATEESGHKWDTSMFSDRERQEKFKKLMGVKVDPKADVPDATLAEKQKELQMDLEKQYTAGLRRRDGRTVGLGL, from the exons ATGACATCAGCCAATATGGATTCGGACTTGCATTCTCCTGTGGATAGTGGTGGAGCTAAAGCAGCATTTCATAAGCCTTCAAATGATTCTTCAAACAGAAAGTATCGCCGTAGGTCTCCAGTGAGTGGCTCTTCTTCTTCAGATG TGGAGCCCACCCGTGACCGTAGTTCTACCCCCACCCATTCCTTGCAAAGGAAGGATGACAATAGGGATTACAAAAGAAGCCGTTACAGCAGTTCAAATTCAAACAGACATTCTGATCGAAGATCTTATAATGATCGTAGGCATGATGATCATAAAAGAAGGGACAAGTATGCAGATGAAGATCAGAAAAGCTTTCATAAGGGTTGCTATAGTGATAAATACTCCCGAGATAGATCAGATGGTTCAGGACATAGAGGTAGGGATAGGGACAAAAGGGATGAAAAAAGAGACTACCCAAGAACTTCCAAGGGTGGGAAAAGTGAATCATTACCTACTTTTGAGGAGTCTAGGGGACATCGATCCGGACATCATAATCATCATAAAGACACTTCTTGGAGGGATTCTAAGGAGCTTGATGACACCAAATATGGAGGAAGGTTTGAAAAGGGAAAGTCCTACAATCAGGAGGGTAGGGAACTTAAAGACCGACATTTCAAGGAACCTAAAGAGCTAGTTGATGATAAAACTGTTTTAGCTGCAAGGAAGTCAAAGTTTAGCATGGATAAAGATCCAGAGTTCAGCAAGGATGGTAATTCAG GTTCAAAGCATGTGGGTGTCGCCAATGAAGTCCAGTCTTCAAGTTCAAAACAGGGTCAAGAGTTTGTTGGTAAAGCGACCGTAGAGCAAGAGTTTGTGAAGGATTCTGATATAGATGCTGCAAAAATAGCTGCAATGAAGGCTGCAGAGTTAG TGAATAGAAACCTGATTGGAACGGGCATCATGTCAACTGACCAAAAGAAGAAGCTGTTATGGGGGAGTAAGAAGAGCACAGCTACCGAAGAG AGTGGCCATAAGTGGGACACATCCATGTTCTCTGATCGGGAACGACAAGAGAAGTTCAAGAAACTCATG GGTGTAAAAGTGGACCCCAAAGCGGATGTTCCGGATGCCACTCTTGCAGAGAAGCAGAAAGAGCTTCAGATGGACTTGGAGAAACAGTACACTGCTGGCCTTCGTCGCAGAGATGGCCGTACTGTTGGCTTAGGCCTTTGA
- the LOC111879398 gene encoding uncharacterized protein LOC111879398 isoform X3 has translation MDSDLHSPVDSGGAKAAFHKPSNDSSNRKYRRRSPVSGSSSSDVEPTRDRSSTPTHSLQRKDDNRDYKRSRYSSSNSNRHSDRRSYNDRRHDDHKRRDKYADEDQKSFHKGCYSDKYSRDRSDGSGHRGRDRDKRDEKRDYPRTSKGGKSESLPTFEESRGHRSGHHNHHKDTSWRDSKELDDTKYGGRFEKGKSYNQEGRELKDRHFKEPKELVDDKTVLAARKSKFSMDKDPEFSKDGNSGSKHVGVANEVQSSSSKQGQEFVGKATVEQEFVKDSDIDAAKIAAMKAAELVNRNLIGTGIMSTDQKKKLLWGSKKSTATEESGHKWDTSMFSDRERQEKFKKLMSLRLYWYIWPIVGCKSGPQSGCSGCHSCREAERASDGLGETVHCWPSSQRWPYCWLRPLIFFYLLYMFLLPPPPHHASFKLCVPFQTMILIGSNHNSYLMLLLSGKKVKNVTSTFEIMILLWT, from the exons ATGGATTCGGACTTGCATTCTCCTGTGGATAGTGGTGGAGCTAAAGCAGCATTTCATAAGCCTTCAAATGATTCTTCAAACAGAAAGTATCGCCGTAGGTCTCCAGTGAGTGGCTCTTCTTCTTCAGATG TGGAGCCCACCCGTGACCGTAGTTCTACCCCCACCCATTCCTTGCAAAGGAAGGATGACAATAGGGATTACAAAAGAAGCCGTTACAGCAGTTCAAATTCAAACAGACATTCTGATCGAAGATCTTATAATGATCGTAGGCATGATGATCATAAAAGAAGGGACAAGTATGCAGATGAAGATCAGAAAAGCTTTCATAAGGGTTGCTATAGTGATAAATACTCCCGAGATAGATCAGATGGTTCAGGACATAGAGGTAGGGATAGGGACAAAAGGGATGAAAAAAGAGACTACCCAAGAACTTCCAAGGGTGGGAAAAGTGAATCATTACCTACTTTTGAGGAGTCTAGGGGACATCGATCCGGACATCATAATCATCATAAAGACACTTCTTGGAGGGATTCTAAGGAGCTTGATGACACCAAATATGGAGGAAGGTTTGAAAAGGGAAAGTCCTACAATCAGGAGGGTAGGGAACTTAAAGACCGACATTTCAAGGAACCTAAAGAGCTAGTTGATGATAAAACTGTTTTAGCTGCAAGGAAGTCAAAGTTTAGCATGGATAAAGATCCAGAGTTCAGCAAGGATGGTAATTCAG GTTCAAAGCATGTGGGTGTCGCCAATGAAGTCCAGTCTTCAAGTTCAAAACAGGGTCAAGAGTTTGTTGGTAAAGCGACCGTAGAGCAAGAGTTTGTGAAGGATTCTGATATAGATGCTGCAAAAATAGCTGCAATGAAGGCTGCAGAGTTAG TGAATAGAAACCTGATTGGAACGGGCATCATGTCAACTGACCAAAAGAAGAAGCTGTTATGGGGGAGTAAGAAGAGCACAGCTACCGAAGAG AGTGGCCATAAGTGGGACACATCCATGTTCTCTGATCGGGAACGACAAGAGAAGTTCAAGAAACTCATG AGTCTGAGGTTGTATTGGTACATATGGCCAATTGTAGGGTGTAAAAGTGGACCCCAAAGCGGATGTTCCGGATGCCACTCTTGCAGAGAAGCAGAAAGAGCTTCAGATGGACTTGGAGAAACAGTACACTGCTGGCCTTCGTCGCAGAGATGGCCGTACTGTTGGCTTAGGCCTTTGATCTTCTTCTACTTATTATACATGTTTCTTCTacctcctcctcctcatcatGCTTCTTTTAAACTATGTGTCCCTTTTCAAACTATGATTCTAATCGGTAGTAATCACAACTCTTATCTCATGCTATTGCTTTCTGGTAAAAAGGTAAAAAATGTTACATCTACATTTGAAATTATGATTCTGTTGTGGACATAG